A genome region from Micromonospora peucetia includes the following:
- a CDS encoding amidohydrolase encodes MTATVFENAQIHTLDPARPHAEAMLVRGERIVAVGSLAECRDRAGVEARRVDLDGMTVLPGLVDSHLHSALYVRGLEQVDLRGTTSLDEALTRIGRHAATLPSDAWLFGGRWDSHKWDRPVQPTRADLDRVCPDRPAVLPSIDGHTTWVNSAALRRLGIDAGTPDPAGGQIVRDERGEPTGILRESAGDAAYDLMRTSLTGDLVALLRTHLPRLLSVGLTSIHDLDGQDCRAAYETLYARGELPLRVHKSIPSTALDEAIDRGWATGDGDRWLSTGPVKIFTDGALGSHTCLMTEPYDGEPGNHGIAVTPVEEFERLVAKAAGAGIAVAAHAIGDAANQMVLRAYARWQESARTNPTVAGAVRRLRHRIEHTQHLRPADVPLLARLGVTASMQPTHCTSDIPLTSRMLAGRDLASYAWRSLLDAGATVAFGSDAPVEDPDPFFGIHAAVTRQQADGTPPGGVDPHERVDVDTALRCFTEAGAYASYEEHLKGRLTPGMLADFIALPADPYRVEPADLRDLTVALTVVGGVVRWQR; translated from the coding sequence ATGACCGCCACGGTTTTCGAGAACGCCCAGATCCACACCCTCGACCCCGCCCGTCCACACGCCGAGGCGATGCTGGTCCGCGGCGAGCGGATCGTCGCCGTCGGGAGCCTCGCCGAATGCCGGGACCGCGCCGGCGTCGAGGCACGCCGGGTCGACCTCGACGGGATGACCGTGCTGCCCGGGCTGGTCGACAGCCACCTCCACTCGGCGCTCTACGTACGCGGTCTGGAACAGGTGGACCTGCGTGGCACGACCAGCCTCGACGAGGCGTTGACGCGGATCGGGCGGCACGCCGCCACCCTGCCGTCCGACGCCTGGCTCTTCGGCGGGCGCTGGGACAGCCACAAGTGGGACCGGCCGGTGCAGCCGACCCGGGCCGACCTGGACCGGGTCTGCCCGGACCGGCCCGCCGTGCTGCCCAGCATCGACGGGCACACCACCTGGGTCAACAGTGCCGCCCTCCGCCGGCTCGGCATCGACGCCGGCACCCCCGACCCGGCCGGCGGGCAGATCGTCCGTGACGAACGCGGCGAGCCGACCGGCATCCTGCGGGAGTCGGCGGGGGACGCGGCCTACGACCTGATGCGCACCTCGCTCACCGGTGACCTGGTCGCGCTGTTGCGCACCCACCTGCCCCGGCTGCTCTCCGTCGGCCTCACCAGCATCCACGACCTGGACGGGCAGGACTGCCGGGCCGCCTACGAGACCCTGTACGCCCGGGGCGAGCTGCCGCTGCGGGTGCACAAGTCGATCCCGTCGACCGCGCTGGACGAGGCGATCGACCGGGGCTGGGCGACCGGCGACGGGGACCGCTGGCTGAGCACCGGCCCGGTCAAGATCTTCACCGACGGGGCGCTCGGCTCGCACACCTGCCTGATGACCGAACCGTACGACGGCGAGCCGGGCAACCATGGCATCGCGGTCACCCCGGTGGAGGAGTTCGAGCGGCTGGTGGCGAAGGCAGCCGGGGCCGGCATCGCCGTCGCGGCGCACGCCATCGGTGACGCGGCCAACCAGATGGTGCTGCGGGCGTACGCCCGGTGGCAGGAGTCGGCGCGCACCAACCCGACCGTCGCGGGAGCCGTACGGCGGCTGCGGCACCGGATCGAACACACCCAGCACCTGCGGCCGGCGGACGTGCCGCTGCTCGCCCGGCTGGGCGTGACCGCCTCGATGCAGCCCACCCACTGCACCAGCGACATTCCCCTGACCAGCAGGATGCTCGCCGGCCGGGACCTCGCCTCGTACGCCTGGCGCAGCCTGCTGGACGCCGGCGCGACGGTGGCGTTCGGCTCGGACGCCCCGGTGGAGGACCCGGATCCGTTCTTCGGCATCCACGCGGCGGTGACCCGGCAGCAGGCCGACGGCACCCCGCCCGGCGGCGTGGACCCGCACGAACGGGTCGATGTCGACACGGCGCTGCGTTGCTTCACCGAGGCGGGCGCGTACGCCTCCTACGAGGAGCACCTGAAGGGGCGGCTGACCCCCGGGATGCTCGCGGACTTCATCGCGCTGCCCGCCGACCCGTACCGGGTCGAGCCGGCGGACCTGCGCGACCTCACGGTGGCGCTGACCGTGGTCGGCGGGGTGGTGCGCTGGCAGCGCTGA
- a CDS encoding sigma-70 family RNA polymerase sigma factor: MADDVELAAWALAAGRGDRTAAASLVRATQQQVRRFLAALISPREADDLTQETFLRAMRSLPSYAGRSSTRTWLLAIARRVAADHVRTVTSRPRMVPMPDRYDAPDPGHSGFDRQIVLEHLIAALPTDRRAAFVATQVLGLSYAETAQVCGCPVGTIRSRVARAREDLVAAVHNWPELDAHRGGKATG; encoded by the coding sequence ATGGCTGACGACGTGGAGCTCGCCGCGTGGGCGCTGGCCGCCGGCCGGGGCGATCGGACCGCCGCCGCCTCGCTCGTCCGGGCGACCCAGCAGCAGGTCCGGCGCTTCCTCGCCGCGTTGATCTCGCCCCGCGAGGCGGACGACCTGACACAGGAGACCTTCCTTCGGGCGATGCGGTCGCTGCCGTCGTACGCCGGACGCTCCTCGACCCGGACGTGGCTGCTCGCCATCGCCCGCCGGGTCGCGGCGGACCACGTCCGCACCGTGACGTCACGGCCACGGATGGTCCCGATGCCGGACCGGTACGACGCCCCCGACCCGGGGCACAGCGGCTTCGACCGGCAGATCGTGCTCGAACACCTCATCGCGGCATTGCCCACGGACCGGCGGGCGGCGTTCGTCGCCACCCAGGTTCTCGGCCTGTCCTACGCCGAGACCGCGCAGGTGTGCGGCTGCCCGGTGGGCACCATCCGTTCCCGGGTGGCCCGGGCCCGGGAGGATCTCGTCGCCGCCGTGCACAACTGGCCCGAGTTGGACGCGCACCGGGGCGGCAAGGCCACCGGCTGA
- a CDS encoding zf-HC2 domain-containing protein — protein MGCEQWREVLSAQLDGEETTAERTAVAAHLAGCGGCRTWYDQAAAVTRRARLSVAVTGADLTDVILDALPTPAPRRRRERVALTLRAALGLIGALQLVLGLAQVGRGTAGAHGHAATGALASGHLWHESAAWNVAVGAGFLFVAARRTPPTGLVPMLSAFVGMLALLSVNDLLTGQVDATRLVSHGFLLVGYLIVVALSRRRAHPDSPVRRSRPDEPRWSLPADEPAESPGLRLLPAPHPGSARVSDRRAA, from the coding sequence ATGGGGTGTGAGCAGTGGCGTGAGGTGCTGTCGGCGCAGTTGGACGGGGAGGAGACCACCGCCGAGCGGACGGCGGTGGCGGCCCACCTGGCCGGCTGCGGCGGCTGCCGGACGTGGTACGACCAGGCCGCGGCGGTGACCCGTCGGGCCCGACTGTCGGTCGCCGTCACCGGTGCCGACCTCACCGACGTCATCCTCGACGCCCTGCCCACGCCGGCTCCACGCCGCCGGCGGGAGCGGGTCGCGCTCACCCTGCGGGCGGCGCTGGGTCTGATCGGGGCGTTGCAACTCGTACTGGGGCTGGCACAGGTCGGACGCGGCACGGCGGGCGCACACGGGCACGCGGCGACCGGCGCGCTGGCCTCCGGGCACCTGTGGCACGAGTCAGCGGCGTGGAACGTCGCCGTGGGCGCGGGCTTCCTGTTCGTCGCGGCCCGGCGCACACCCCCGACCGGGCTGGTGCCGATGTTGAGCGCCTTCGTCGGCATGCTCGCCCTGCTGTCGGTCAACGACCTGCTGACCGGCCAGGTGGACGCCACCCGGCTGGTCAGCCACGGCTTCCTGCTCGTGGGCTACCTCATCGTCGTCGCCCTGTCCCGCCGGAGGGCGCACCCCGACAGCCCGGTACGGCGCAGCCGTCCGGACGAACCCCGCTGGAGCCTTCCCGCCGACGAACCCGCGGAGTCGCCGGGGCTGCGGCTGCTCCCGGCTCCGCATCCCGGCTCCGCGCGTGTCTCCGACCGTCGCGCGGCCTGA
- a CDS encoding copper resistance CopC family protein: MHTRSRRPTAAALVAAALAAAALLLVPATPAAAHNTLRAASPADGAHLTTPPTRITLEFAQRLDPTFTTIALTDAVGRKIPTGAPAVDGTKGTVTIDEALGEDTYTVAFRIVSADGHPVQGSYRFTVAGGVGAAPGATGASSAPQTGGAPVSSGGPTATAAATDSGAAPSTAAAATGSGGFGAGAAALVAAGVLVAVVGGAALLLRRRRETA, from the coding sequence ATGCACACCCGGTCCCGCCGCCCGACCGCTGCGGCCCTCGTCGCCGCCGCGCTGGCCGCCGCCGCGCTGCTGCTCGTACCGGCGACCCCCGCCGCCGCGCACAACACGCTGCGGGCCGCCAGCCCCGCCGACGGCGCCCACCTGACGACGCCGCCGACGCGGATCACGCTGGAGTTCGCGCAGCGGCTCGACCCGACCTTCACCACCATCGCGCTGACCGACGCGGTTGGGCGGAAGATCCCCACCGGTGCGCCAGCCGTCGACGGGACGAAGGGCACGGTGACGATCGACGAGGCGCTGGGCGAGGACACCTACACCGTCGCCTTCCGGATCGTCTCCGCTGACGGACATCCCGTGCAGGGGTCGTACCGGTTCACGGTCGCCGGCGGCGTCGGCGCCGCTCCCGGAGCGACCGGAGCGAGCAGCGCCCCGCAGACCGGCGGGGCACCCGTCTCGTCGGGTGGCCCCACCGCCACCGCTGCCGCGACCGACTCCGGCGCCGCTCCCTCGACCGCCGCTGCGGCGACCGGCTCGGGCGGCTTCGGGGCGGGCGCCGCCGCGCTCGTGGCCGCCGGGGTCCTGGTCGCCGTCGTCGGCGGGGCAGCGCTACTGCTGCGCCGACGCCGCGAGACCGCCTGA
- a CDS encoding cytochrome c oxidase assembly protein, which produces MPDTTSRPAHPAPGPDADSGAETAVGDSGPVADPAGAGVRPDVRGRGGWLLPVAAVASAVAVLLLGLRVGGALAVAIPGLPDPGPVTAWALPVVRLLADGLATLTVGLVVTAAFLLPGDGRSVSPYGWLLLRRAGAVAAGWAVAAVALIVLTVSDLLGIPVGRLGIATVVSFASSIAQGQALLLQAGLALLVAVLARVGVSRGLAAVAALVALVGVLPPAFTGHAAGAGNHQIAVSSLALHVLAAALWVGGLVALLMIRRSRQLADAADRYSRLALGCFVAVAVSGTANAAVRLGAVAELWQSRYGWLVLGKLFALAALGALGAVHRSRTLPALRAGRRGAFARLAAGELVVFAATVGLAVALSRSPTPVTQNPLDADPITELLGFPMPAAPTPERLVGQLLPDMFFLTLTVLGVGGYLAGVWRLHRSGHRWPVARTASWLAGLLLLAAVTNLGVARYAYVLFSAHMVQHMVLSMLVPILLVGGAPVTLALRALRRPTDPQVRGAREWLLLALHSRPTRLLTHPLVALGIYAGSLFGLYLSDLLGTLMRSHLGHLAMLTHFVVAGYLLFWVLIGVDPGRPRIAHPLLVIIHLASMMAHGFFGLVLMQTTTLIAPDWYVAVHPDWASSLMEDQKLGAGIAWAFGEIPAAVVLVVLVRQWIRADGREQARLDRAAARAEATGEPDDLARYNAFLAAAGRAGPPVPAGTAAGDGGFVGDSGPPGDGVGADGPAARAGDGRTAASGPT; this is translated from the coding sequence GTGCCAGACACCACTTCCCGCCCTGCCCACCCCGCCCCGGGTCCGGACGCCGACTCCGGGGCGGAGACGGCGGTGGGTGATTCCGGACCGGTCGCGGACCCGGCCGGCGCCGGCGTCCGTCCCGACGTCCGGGGTCGTGGCGGGTGGCTCCTGCCCGTCGCGGCCGTGGCGTCGGCGGTGGCTGTTCTCCTGCTCGGCCTGCGTGTTGGCGGAGCGCTCGCGGTCGCGATCCCCGGGCTGCCGGACCCGGGGCCGGTCACGGCGTGGGCGCTACCCGTGGTCCGACTGCTCGCCGACGGCCTCGCCACCCTGACGGTCGGGCTGGTGGTGACGGCGGCGTTCCTGCTACCCGGCGACGGGCGGAGCGTCTCCCCGTACGGCTGGCTGCTGCTGCGCCGCGCGGGCGCGGTGGCCGCGGGCTGGGCGGTGGCGGCGGTGGCGCTGATCGTGCTGACGGTCTCGGACCTGCTCGGCATCCCCGTGGGCAGACTCGGCATCGCCACGGTGGTCAGCTTCGCCTCCTCGATCGCACAGGGGCAGGCGCTGCTGCTCCAGGCGGGGCTGGCGCTGCTCGTGGCGGTACTGGCCCGGGTCGGGGTGTCGCGTGGGCTCGCCGCCGTGGCCGCGTTGGTCGCGCTGGTCGGGGTGCTGCCGCCGGCGTTCACCGGGCACGCCGCCGGGGCGGGCAACCACCAGATCGCGGTGTCCAGCCTCGCCCTGCACGTGCTGGCCGCCGCCCTCTGGGTCGGCGGGCTGGTGGCGCTGCTGATGATCCGCCGCAGCCGGCAACTGGCCGACGCCGCCGACCGGTACAGCCGCCTCGCCCTGGGCTGTTTCGTGGCCGTCGCGGTCAGCGGGACGGCCAACGCCGCCGTACGCCTCGGCGCCGTGGCCGAGCTCTGGCAGTCCCGGTACGGCTGGCTGGTCCTCGGCAAGCTCTTCGCCCTGGCGGCCCTGGGTGCCCTCGGCGCCGTGCACCGGTCGCGGACCCTGCCGGCCCTGCGAGCCGGCCGACGCGGCGCGTTCGCCCGGCTGGCCGCAGGGGAACTGGTCGTGTTCGCCGCCACCGTCGGGCTGGCGGTGGCATTGTCCCGCAGCCCCACCCCGGTGACGCAGAACCCGCTGGACGCCGATCCGATCACCGAACTGCTCGGCTTCCCGATGCCCGCCGCGCCGACCCCGGAACGTCTGGTGGGCCAACTGCTGCCGGACATGTTCTTCCTGACCCTCACCGTCCTCGGCGTCGGCGGCTACCTGGCCGGGGTGTGGCGGCTGCACCGGTCCGGGCACCGCTGGCCGGTCGCCCGGACCGCCAGTTGGCTGGCCGGTCTGCTGCTGCTGGCCGCCGTCACCAACCTGGGTGTGGCCCGCTACGCGTACGTGCTGTTCAGCGCTCACATGGTGCAGCACATGGTGCTGTCGATGCTGGTGCCGATCCTGCTCGTCGGCGGCGCCCCGGTCACCCTCGCGCTGCGCGCCCTGCGTCGCCCCACCGACCCGCAGGTGCGGGGCGCCCGGGAATGGCTGCTGCTGGCGTTGCACAGCCGGCCCACGAGGCTGCTCACCCATCCTCTGGTCGCGCTGGGCATCTACGCCGGGAGCCTCTTCGGCCTGTATCTCAGCGACCTGCTCGGCACGTTGATGCGGTCCCACCTCGGCCACCTGGCCATGCTCACCCATTTCGTGGTCGCCGGGTACCTGCTGTTCTGGGTGCTCATCGGGGTCGACCCCGGCCGGCCGCGGATCGCCCACCCCCTCCTGGTGATCATCCATCTCGCGTCGATGATGGCGCACGGCTTCTTCGGCCTGGTCCTGATGCAGACCACCACCCTCATCGCCCCGGACTGGTACGTCGCGGTCCACCCCGACTGGGCGTCGTCGCTGATGGAGGACCAGAAGCTGGGCGCGGGCATCGCCTGGGCGTTCGGGGAGATACCGGCCGCGGTCGTCCTGGTCGTGCTGGTCCGGCAGTGGATCCGTGCCGACGGGCGGGAACAGGCGCGCCTCGACCGGGCCGCCGCCCGCGCCGAGGCCACCGGTGAGCCGGACGACCTGGCCCGCTACAACGCCTTCCTCGCCGCCGCCGGCCGCGCCGGTCCTCCCGTCCCCGCCGGCACCGCTGCCGGGGACGGCGGCTTCGTCGGCGACAGCGGCCCGCCCGGCGACGGTGTCGGCGCTGACGGCCCGGCGGCGAGGGCCGGCGACGGTCGGACCGCAGCGTCGGGGCCCACCTGA
- a CDS encoding ABC transporter ATP-binding protein, translated as MLAVTGVSWSVAARRILDDVTCAVPAGSLVGLLGPNGCGKTTLLRIVARLAAPDAGLVTVGGDDVAALPRVTLARRTALLAQHADTDLDLTVGEVVLLGRTPHRGSRWSDSAADRAAAAHALARVDLDGYADRRWHTLSGGERQRVQLARALAQQPLLLLLDEPTNHLDIGHQLHLLHLVRRSEVTTLAALHDLNLAAMFCDAVVVLAAGQVVAAGTPTEVLTPGLLADVYRVRADVVAHPATGRPAITYHPPAP; from the coding sequence ATGCTCGCCGTCACCGGGGTGTCCTGGTCCGTCGCAGCCCGGCGGATCCTCGACGACGTCACCTGCGCGGTGCCGGCGGGCAGCCTCGTCGGGCTGCTCGGCCCCAACGGCTGCGGCAAGACCACCCTGCTGCGCATCGTCGCCCGGCTCGCCGCGCCGGACGCCGGGCTGGTCACGGTCGGCGGCGACGACGTCGCCGCCCTGCCCCGGGTCACGCTGGCCCGCCGTACCGCGCTGCTCGCCCAGCATGCCGACACGGACCTGGACCTCACCGTCGGCGAGGTGGTGCTGCTCGGTCGTACGCCCCACCGTGGCTCGCGGTGGTCCGACAGCGCCGCCGACCGCGCCGCGGCGGCGCACGCGCTGGCCCGGGTGGACCTGGACGGGTACGCCGACCGCCGCTGGCACACCCTCTCCGGCGGCGAGCGGCAGCGGGTGCAGTTGGCCCGTGCCCTGGCTCAGCAACCGCTGCTGCTGTTGCTCGACGAGCCCACCAACCACCTCGACATCGGTCACCAGCTGCACCTGCTGCACCTGGTCCGCCGCTCGGAGGTGACCACCCTGGCCGCGCTGCACGACCTCAACCTGGCCGCCATGTTCTGCGACGCGGTGGTCGTCCTGGCCGCCGGGCAGGTCGTCGCCGCCGGTACACCCACCGAGGTCCTCACCCCCGGGCTGCTCGCCGACGTCTACCGGGTACGAGCCGACGTCGTGGCGCACCCGGCCACCGGGCGACCCGCCATCACCTACCACCCGCCCGCGCCATGA
- a CDS encoding FecCD family ABC transporter permease gives MVRRAAADPTYRAAADPTRPTDSGPVRQAGFRATHPVGLAALLVALLAGLVVSIGVAVTVGPADIPVSTVWSVVADRLGLPHAEVPLLREHIVWRLRLPRVLGAAAVGGGLAAVGAVMQTVTRNPLADPYLLGVSSGASLGAVAVLVLGFGGGVAALTGGAFAGALAAFAVVAAVAGRRAALAPTRVVLAGVAVAQLCGAATSFVIIWVADPHATQSITFWLSGSLARVDWSALAWAAPVLAAVLALVAAHARTLNAFAFGEDAAATLGVPVARVRWLLLVATALLTAALVAVSGAVGFVGLILPHAARFLTGADHRRLLPVAVLVGAIFLVWVDTAARTVFAPRELPVGVLTALLGVPAFVVLLHRRKVRG, from the coding sequence GTGGTCCGCCGCGCCGCCGCCGATCCGACCTACCGCGCCGCCGCCGACCCGACCCGGCCCACCGACTCCGGACCCGTCCGCCAAGCCGGGTTCCGCGCGACGCACCCGGTCGGCCTGGCGGCGCTGCTGGTGGCCCTGCTGGCGGGTCTGGTCGTGTCGATCGGCGTGGCCGTCACCGTCGGGCCGGCCGACATTCCCGTGTCGACGGTCTGGTCGGTCGTGGCCGACCGCCTGGGACTCCCGCACGCCGAGGTGCCGCTGCTGCGTGAGCACATCGTCTGGCGGCTGCGCCTGCCCCGGGTGCTCGGGGCCGCCGCGGTGGGGGGCGGGCTGGCCGCCGTCGGCGCGGTGATGCAGACCGTCACCCGCAATCCGCTGGCCGACCCGTACCTGCTCGGGGTCTCCTCGGGGGCGTCGCTCGGCGCGGTCGCGGTCCTCGTCCTGGGCTTCGGCGGCGGGGTCGCCGCGCTCACCGGGGGCGCCTTCGCCGGGGCGCTGGCCGCGTTCGCGGTCGTGGCCGCGGTGGCCGGCCGGCGGGCCGCGCTGGCCCCCACAAGGGTGGTGCTGGCCGGCGTGGCCGTCGCGCAGCTCTGCGGGGCGGCGACCTCGTTCGTCATCATCTGGGTCGCCGACCCGCACGCCACCCAGAGCATCACCTTCTGGCTCTCCGGCTCGTTGGCCCGCGTCGACTGGAGCGCCCTGGCCTGGGCCGCGCCGGTCCTGGCCGCCGTGCTCGCCCTGGTGGCGGCGCACGCCCGCACGCTCAACGCGTTCGCCTTCGGCGAGGACGCCGCGGCGACCCTCGGTGTCCCCGTCGCCCGGGTGCGGTGGCTGCTGCTGGTCGCCACCGCGCTGCTCACCGCGGCGCTGGTCGCCGTCAGTGGCGCGGTGGGCTTCGTCGGGCTGATCCTGCCGCACGCCGCCCGGTTCCTCACCGGGGCGGACCACCGGCGCCTGCTGCCCGTCGCGGTCCTCGTCGGGGCGATCTTCCTGGTCTGGGTGGACACCGCCGCGCGGACCGTGTTCGCGCCCCGGGAACTGCCGGTCGGCGTGCTGACGGCGCTGCTCGGGGTGCCCGCCTTCGTGGTGCTACTGCACCGCCGGAAGGTGCGTGGCTGA
- a CDS encoding ABC transporter substrate-binding protein, with protein MRVRAVRSTLSRRVAAPLSVLVVLLGACATDDPATTPPPSAAPVTLTNCGTPVTVPAPPERAVTLNQPATEIMLALGLADRMAGTAYLDDAILPEHAVAYAAVPVLSDRYPAKEKLLEATPDFVYASFHSAFGDEGVGDRAALSGLGIGTYLSRAGCPKQHRPARLTVEDVFAEIRDVAAVFGVPERAEKLIADQRARIATAVARIGGARDVSVLWWDAGTDAPSVGACCGGPNMIMSAVGVGNAFGDLTGGWANTSWEAVADRDPDAIVLVDAGWDPAAAKRAFLTRHPSLKDLPAVAGQRFVVIPFSSTSAGVRVVLGVEALAAGVAQLPAGADR; from the coding sequence ATGCGCGTGCGCGCTGTGCGGTCCACCCTGTCCCGGCGCGTTGCCGCGCCCCTGTCCGTCCTCGTCGTCCTGCTCGGCGCGTGCGCCACGGACGATCCGGCCACGACGCCCCCGCCGTCCGCCGCCCCGGTCACGCTGACCAACTGCGGTACGCCGGTCACCGTCCCCGCCCCGCCCGAGCGGGCGGTGACCCTGAACCAGCCCGCCACGGAGATCATGCTGGCGCTCGGCCTCGCCGATCGCATGGCCGGCACGGCGTACCTGGACGACGCGATCCTGCCGGAGCACGCCGTCGCGTACGCCGCCGTGCCGGTGCTGTCGGACAGGTACCCGGCGAAGGAGAAACTGCTGGAGGCGACACCCGACTTCGTCTACGCCTCGTTCCACAGTGCCTTCGGCGACGAGGGTGTCGGCGACCGCGCCGCGCTGTCGGGACTCGGCATCGGCACGTACCTCTCGCGGGCCGGATGCCCGAAGCAGCACCGGCCGGCGAGGCTGACTGTCGAGGACGTGTTCGCCGAGATCCGGGACGTGGCGGCCGTCTTCGGGGTGCCGGAGCGGGCCGAGAAGCTCATCGCCGACCAGCGGGCCCGGATCGCCACGGCCGTCGCCCGGATCGGCGGCGCACGGGACGTCTCCGTGCTCTGGTGGGACGCCGGCACCGACGCCCCGAGCGTGGGCGCCTGCTGCGGCGGCCCCAACATGATCATGTCGGCCGTCGGGGTGGGCAACGCCTTCGGCGACCTCACCGGCGGCTGGGCCAACACCAGCTGGGAGGCGGTGGCGGACCGAGACCCCGACGCGATCGTGCTGGTCGACGCGGGCTGGGACCCGGCCGCCGCGAAGCGGGCCTTCCTGACCCGGCACCCCAGCCTCAAGGACCTGCCCGCCGTGGCCGGGCAACGCTTCGTCGTCATCCCGTTCTCGTCCACCTCCGCCGGCGTACGCGTCGTGCTCGGCGTCGAGGCGCTGGCCGCGGGCGTGGCGCAGCTCCCCGCCGGGGCGGACCGCTGA
- a CDS encoding ABC transporter ATP-binding protein — MTSTALAVHQVAVSYGGRRVLDGVDLRVAPGETVGLRGPSGSGKSTLARVLALLHAPEAGHVTLDGQRVPGARHRLPAAVRTRVAILFQSPRAATDPRLSLADIIAEPLRATGTPEEPARARAAELADLVGLTPDLLARRPHAVSDGQLQRACLARALVHQPDYLLCDEATAMLDASTQAYLAAVITDYQRQHAAGVLLITHDPALMARWATRVVDLPSPPQS; from the coding sequence ATGACCAGCACCGCGCTCGCCGTCCACCAGGTCGCGGTCTCCTACGGCGGCCGGCGCGTCCTCGACGGCGTCGACCTGCGCGTCGCCCCCGGCGAGACGGTAGGGCTGCGTGGGCCCTCGGGCAGCGGCAAGTCCACCCTCGCCCGGGTCCTCGCCCTGCTGCACGCCCCCGAGGCCGGGCACGTCACCCTCGACGGCCAACGGGTGCCGGGCGCCCGGCACCGGCTGCCCGCCGCCGTCCGTACCCGCGTCGCGATCCTGTTCCAGAGCCCCCGCGCCGCCACCGACCCCCGGCTGAGTCTCGCCGACATCATCGCCGAACCGCTGCGCGCCACCGGCACACCCGAGGAACCGGCGCGAGCCCGGGCGGCGGAGCTGGCCGACCTCGTCGGCCTCACGCCCGACCTGCTCGCCCGCCGCCCGCACGCGGTCAGCGACGGGCAACTGCAACGCGCCTGCCTCGCCCGCGCGCTGGTGCACCAGCCGGACTACCTGCTCTGCGACGAGGCCACCGCCATGCTCGACGCCTCCACCCAGGCGTACCTCGCGGCCGTCATCACCGACTACCAGCGGCAGCACGCGGCCGGGGTCCTGCTCATCACCCACGACCCGGCGCTGATGGCCCGCTGGGCAACCCGGGTGGTCGACCTGCCGTCCCCGCCGCAGTCCTGA
- a CDS encoding ABC transporter ATP-binding protein, whose product MTTTREPAAVPADSTATPDSTAMTSGTAGTGTDGRPALLEVDGLTVRFQLRDAVVQAVTDLHLTVQPGELLAVVGESGCGKSVLAHALLGLLPGNATVTGHARLRPAAGEPVDLVGASERHLARAVRGRAVGLVPQSPATALTPVRTGRRLLEETLRAHGRTRREAPAAAERVAADVGLDPVDLDRYPHELSGGMAQRLATALALAPDPPLLLADEPTTGLDRPLVDHTLDLLRRRCDAGGAVLLITHDLAAARRVADTVAVMYASRIVERRPTGELFAAPAHPYTAGLLDALPERAFRPVPGHPPMLTDLPDGCAFAPRCGRATDLCRTPPVPSAGVPGRAACHHPLTLGAPA is encoded by the coding sequence GTGACCACCACCCGCGAGCCCGCCGCCGTACCGGCCGACTCCACCGCGACGCCCGACTCCACCGCCATGACGAGCGGCACCGCCGGCACCGGCACCGATGGTCGGCCCGCCCTGCTGGAGGTCGACGGGCTGACCGTCCGCTTCCAACTCCGCGACGCCGTGGTGCAGGCCGTCACCGACCTGCACCTGACCGTCCAACCCGGCGAACTGCTGGCGGTGGTGGGGGAGTCCGGCTGCGGCAAGTCGGTGCTCGCCCACGCCCTGCTCGGCCTGCTTCCCGGCAACGCCACCGTCACGGGGCACGCCCGCCTGCGCCCAGCCGCCGGGGAGCCGGTCGACCTGGTCGGCGCCTCCGAGCGTCACCTCGCCCGCGCCGTACGCGGACGCGCGGTCGGGCTGGTGCCGCAGAGCCCGGCCACCGCGCTGACTCCCGTACGGACGGGGCGGCGGCTGCTGGAGGAGACCCTGCGCGCCCACGGGCGTACCCGGCGTGAGGCGCCCGCGGCGGCCGAGCGGGTCGCCGCCGACGTCGGTCTCGACCCCGTCGACCTGGACCGCTATCCCCACGAGCTGTCCGGCGGCATGGCCCAACGCCTGGCCACCGCCCTCGCCCTCGCCCCCGACCCGCCGCTGCTGCTCGCCGACGAACCGACCACGGGCCTTGACCGTCCCCTGGTCGACCACACCCTCGACCTGCTGCGCCGCCGCTGTGACGCCGGTGGCGCCGTCCTGCTCATCACCCACGACCTGGCCGCCGCCCGCCGGGTCGCCGACACCGTGGCCGTCATGTACGCCAGCCGGATCGTCGAACGGCGGCCCACCGGCGAGCTGTTCGCGGCGCCCGCCCACCCCTACACCGCAGGCCTGCTCGACGCCCTGCCCGAGCGGGCCTTCCGGCCGGTCCCCGGCCACCCGCCGATGCTCACCGACCTGCCCGACGGCTGCGCCTTCGCGCCGCGCTGCGGGCGCGCCACCGACCTCTGCCGCACCCCGCCGGTGCCCTCGGCGGGCGTCCCGGGCCGGGCCGCCTGCCACCACCCGCTGACCCTCGGAGCGCCGGCATGA